The following are encoded in a window of Anoplopoma fimbria isolate UVic2021 breed Golden Eagle Sablefish chromosome 3, Afim_UVic_2022, whole genome shotgun sequence genomic DNA:
- the LOC129088802 gene encoding uncharacterized protein LOC129088802, giving the protein MAKRFSVQTALQMFFEETEGFDSDAEEIVSESEDNISENAVELEEEDQNQPAPKRRRASGLALQQPGQACEQPAPGPSHEQAGPGSKQPTPGPSHEQAGPGSKQPAPGPTREQPAVGPARQPTPKLKRTPGPARKQLAPGPARQQPAVGPARQPTPKTQENPRTSPQAASPRTSPPAASPRASRCAASRRTSR; this is encoded by the coding sequence ATGGCAAAGCGATTCTCTGTTCAGACTGccttgcagatgttttttgaagagacagagggatttGATAGTGATGCAGAGGAAATAGTGTCAGAAAGTGAGGACAACATTTCCGAAAATGCCGTTGAGCTTGAAGAGGAGGATCAGAATCAGCCAGCTCCCAAACGTAGAAGAGCCTCAGGACTAGCCCTTCAGCAGCCAGGACAAGCCTGCGAGCAGCCAGCCCCAGGACCATCCCATGAGCAGGCAGGACCAGGCAGCAAGCAGCCAACCCCAGGACCATCCCATGAGCAGGCAGGACCAGGCAGCAAGCAGCCAGCCCCAGGACCAACCCGTGAGCAGCCAGCCGTAGGACCAGCCCGTCAGCCTACTCCGAAACTCAAGAGAACCCCAGGACCAGCCCGCAAGCAGCTAGCCCCAGGACCAGCCCGCCAGCAGCCAGCCGTAGGACCAGCCCGTCAGCCTACTCCGAAAACTCAAGAGAACCCCAGGACCAGCCCGCAAGCAGCTAGCCCCAGGACCAGCCCGCCAGCAGCCAGCCCCAGGGCCAGCCGATGCGCAGCAAGCCGCAGGACCAGCCGGTGA